From the genome of Flavobacterium ovatum, one region includes:
- a CDS encoding DNA-binding protein — MKETNETFEPVIKLLEELKTKIDDIQSPKRYYRNKHLKMYFGLSDNTILSYRDKNLLPFTKIGDIYYYPIAEIENILVQNSNFDLMSNRLNHSA, encoded by the coding sequence ATGAAAGAAACAAACGAAACCTTCGAGCCAGTTATTAAGCTATTAGAAGAGCTTAAAACTAAAATTGATGATATCCAATCTCCAAAGCGATATTATCGAAACAAGCACCTTAAAATGTATTTCGGTCTAAGTGATAATACTATCCTAAGCTACCGAGATAAAAACTTACTTCCTTTTACAAAAATTGGTGACATCTATTATTATCCGATTGCTGAGATAGAGAATATTTTAGTCCAGAATAGTAATTTTGATTTGATGAGCAATCGATTAAATCACAGCGCATAA
- a CDS encoding site-specific integrase, whose translation MKKLKVTFYLKGDKKNQSGETAIYAKIYLGSLYSTFSTSKYILQERWSKTNNLRNVVRIDNEINLKNYLKSLVDGIESKYNELVRNNPDNKEITPLYLKNYCFNEKTEHKITLLEIIEKHNEYFKKQVTKGDRAKGSLEKYERMANVIKDFLQSKHKIKDILFEKVNRQFVYALDEFLRFERIHGKNKGLGNNTTVKYLRNISSMINHAITVGMVANNPFSIYDGKLKDIDTTFLTLEELRTIENKVFSNRRLDVTRDIFLFSCYTSYAPVDVMNLRQGNFSLDNDLDSWIQTKRQKTGVKTNVLVIPPLQRIIDKYKDDPECVEENRLVPNRSNSNMNAYLKEIADLCGIEKNLTWYVGRHTFATTVALANNIPMEVISQIMGHKRITQTQHYAKIMDGTVKKHMKVLIEKFD comes from the coding sequence ATGAAAAAACTAAAAGTGACCTTCTACTTGAAAGGAGACAAAAAAAATCAGAGTGGTGAAACGGCAATCTATGCCAAAATTTATTTAGGGAGCCTCTACTCCACTTTTTCAACATCTAAATACATTTTACAGGAGCGCTGGTCTAAAACCAACAACTTACGAAACGTGGTTAGAATCGACAATGAAATTAACCTGAAGAACTATTTAAAATCATTAGTAGATGGCATTGAGAGTAAATACAATGAACTAGTCAGGAATAACCCAGATAACAAAGAAATAACTCCCCTATATCTAAAAAACTATTGTTTCAACGAAAAGACTGAACATAAAATCACATTGTTGGAAATTATTGAGAAACATAATGAATATTTTAAAAAACAAGTAACTAAAGGTGACCGTGCCAAAGGTTCACTTGAAAAATATGAAAGAATGGCAAATGTTATTAAAGACTTTCTCCAATCTAAACATAAAATAAAAGATATTCTGTTTGAGAAAGTCAATAGACAATTTGTTTATGCTCTGGATGAGTTTTTAAGATTTGAAAGGATACACGGAAAAAATAAAGGATTAGGAAACAATACTACTGTGAAATATTTAAGAAACATTTCTTCAATGATTAATCATGCAATAACAGTTGGAATGGTAGCCAATAACCCTTTTTCAATTTATGATGGTAAATTAAAAGATATTGACACCACGTTTTTAACACTTGAAGAATTGAGAACTATTGAAAACAAAGTATTTTCAAATAGAAGATTGGATGTGACACGAGATATATTCTTATTTAGTTGCTATACCAGTTATGCTCCAGTTGATGTGATGAACCTTCGTCAAGGTAATTTCAGCTTAGATAACGATTTAGACAGTTGGATACAAACTAAAAGACAGAAGACTGGTGTAAAGACCAATGTTTTAGTTATTCCCCCATTACAACGTATAATCGACAAATACAAAGACGACCCCGAATGTGTAGAGGAAAACCGATTGGTTCCAAATCGAAGTAATTCTAACATGAATGCTTATCTCAAAGAAATAGCTGATTTATGTGGTATCGAAAAAAATTTGACTTGGTATGTAGGTAGACACACATTCGCTACAACTGTGGCTTTGGCAAATAATATTCCAATGGAGGTTATCAGTCAAATTATGGGTCACAAACGAATAACCCAAACTCAGCATTATGCTAAAATAATGGATGGAACCGTTAAAAAACACATGAAAGTTTTAATAGAAAAATTTGACTAA
- a CDS encoding phage integrase SAM-like domain-containing protein, with translation MASIYLLLQSKKSPAVIYIRLRDGRNTDIKAKTNYHIDPKDWDDAEQRPTKRAVKDIDIANLDTDLVTLKNDLLKQYNKSKGIKLIDAQWLKDFINPPQEEIKHPDKLVDYIDTFIEFKKADVKSSTITKCNVIKHLLMRYQEHTRSTIFIRDVDAKFKMDFEKYCIQVGYAPNTTARNIRFIKTFCRHAKANGVETHYQLDSIKAKYHKVENIYLDENEIAAIEKIKVSELTDGLENARDWLLISCYCGQRVSDFLRFEKSMIRHEKNKAGDLKPLIEFTQVKTDKIMTIPLHSKIIEILKKYDGNFPRKISDQKYNEHIKKVCEKAKIEQPIHGILFDHKIKAKVEKDYPKWKLVSSHIGRRSFASNNYGKIPTSFLMYITGHTTEAMFLTYIGKSNKDIAMELTNYF, from the coding sequence ATGGCATCAATTTACCTACTTCTTCAAAGTAAAAAAAGTCCAGCAGTTATTTATATTCGTTTGCGTGATGGCAGAAATACGGATATAAAAGCAAAAACAAATTATCACATTGATCCAAAAGATTGGGATGATGCTGAACAACGACCAACCAAAAGAGCAGTTAAAGACATTGATATTGCTAACCTGGACACAGACTTAGTAACATTAAAAAATGACCTTTTAAAACAGTACAATAAAAGTAAGGGAATAAAACTGATTGATGCGCAATGGTTAAAAGATTTTATTAATCCACCACAGGAAGAAATAAAACATCCAGATAAATTAGTTGATTATATTGATACGTTTATTGAGTTTAAAAAAGCAGACGTAAAGAGCAGCACAATTACAAAATGCAATGTAATTAAACATTTATTAATGAGGTATCAAGAGCATACAAGATCAACTATATTTATTCGTGATGTCGATGCTAAGTTCAAAATGGACTTTGAAAAATATTGCATTCAAGTTGGTTATGCTCCAAACACAACAGCTCGCAACATTCGTTTTATAAAAACATTCTGCCGTCACGCAAAAGCGAATGGAGTAGAAACACATTATCAATTAGATAGTATTAAAGCCAAATATCACAAAGTCGAAAATATTTATTTAGATGAAAATGAGATTGCAGCAATTGAAAAAATAAAAGTTTCAGAATTAACAGATGGTTTGGAAAATGCACGTGATTGGTTATTGATAAGTTGTTATTGTGGCCAAAGGGTTTCTGATTTTTTACGTTTTGAAAAATCTATGATTAGACATGAAAAAAATAAAGCAGGAGATCTAAAACCGTTGATTGAGTTTACACAGGTCAAAACAGATAAAATAATGACAATACCATTACATTCAAAAATCATTGAGATTTTAAAAAAATATGATGGTAACTTCCCTCGAAAAATATCCGACCAGAAATACAATGAACACATCAAAAAAGTTTGTGAAAAAGCAAAAATAGAGCAGCCAATTCACGGGATTTTATTTGACCATAAGATTAAAGCAAAAGTAGAAAAAGACTACCCAAAATGGAAATTAGTTTCTTCGCACATTGGGAGACGTTCATTTGCATCTAATAATTACGGGAAGATTCCAACTTCATTTTTAATGTACATAACTGGACACACTACTGAAGCTATGTTTTTGACTTACATAGGCAAAAGCAATAAAGATATTGCAATGGAATTAACTAATTACTTCTAA